In Virgibacillus sp. NKC19-16, a single genomic region encodes these proteins:
- the ltrA gene encoding group II intron reverse transcriptase/maturase, with protein sequence MQALRYWDYYDMTETFTDLYDKSLNQQAFSHLYDVITSRENILLAYRTIKSNKGSKTPGTDRRTISDMKKWSEEKLMMEIQNQLENYCPKKVRRKWIEKDNGKWRPLGIPCMLDRIIQQCFKQVLEPIAEAQFYNHSYGFRPLRSAHHAMARIQFLINQAHFHFVVDIDIKGFFDHINHTLLIKQLWNMGIQDRKVLACIAKMLKAEIDGEGIPSQGVPQGGLLSTLLANIVLNDLDQWVAGQWEFFPLSKSFQSRTGETLAKKRTNLKEGYLVRYADDFKILCKDGKTAQKWYHAVRLYLKDHLGLDISPEKSQIVNLRKRESEFLGFTIRADVKGKKRVARTGIKASKKRKIKEEAKKLIRRIRTSPSAMNALLFNSFVLGIHQYFKRATKVNLEFSRLAYDLGAFIYNQLRPVGKYDHPANPPPTYKKMYLNRFKTFQIAGVYLFPLADVKTLNTFGFTPKMTPFTEEGRNMIHKKLRSDIQSEIGLLMKSTLPNRSIEYMDNRISRYSMKMGKCEITGVELSAAEVHCHHYVPLSLGGNDQFDNLRILHKGIHKLIHATNKKMIDGLIKEFQLTGDMINKVNRFRRKCELETI encoded by the coding sequence GTGCAAGCTTTGCGATATTGGGATTACTACGATATGACGGAAACGTTTACGGATCTGTATGATAAAAGTTTGAATCAACAAGCTTTTTCACATCTTTATGATGTTATCACATCAAGAGAAAATATCTTGCTTGCTTATCGTACTATCAAGTCCAACAAAGGGTCTAAGACACCTGGAACGGATAGAAGAACGATAAGCGATATGAAAAAATGGTCTGAGGAAAAACTTATGATGGAAATCCAAAACCAGCTAGAAAACTATTGTCCGAAAAAGGTTAGACGAAAATGGATTGAAAAAGATAATGGAAAGTGGAGACCCCTTGGCATCCCTTGTATGTTAGATCGAATCATTCAACAATGTTTTAAACAGGTACTTGAACCGATTGCGGAAGCCCAGTTCTATAATCATAGTTACGGATTTAGACCATTACGTTCTGCGCATCACGCCATGGCAAGAATTCAATTTCTAATCAATCAAGCCCATTTTCATTTTGTGGTGGATATTGATATAAAGGGATTCTTTGACCATATTAACCATACATTACTTATTAAGCAACTATGGAATATGGGAATTCAAGACCGAAAGGTACTAGCTTGTATTGCCAAAATGCTCAAAGCTGAAATAGATGGTGAAGGGATACCATCTCAAGGCGTTCCACAGGGTGGATTGTTATCAACTTTACTTGCAAACATTGTGTTGAATGACCTCGACCAGTGGGTTGCGGGACAGTGGGAGTTCTTCCCTCTTTCCAAATCCTTTCAATCTAGGACTGGTGAAACACTAGCCAAAAAGCGTACTAATCTGAAAGAAGGCTATCTCGTACGCTATGCGGATGATTTTAAAATCTTATGTAAGGATGGAAAAACAGCTCAAAAATGGTATCATGCCGTAAGGCTATATCTCAAGGACCACTTGGGACTGGACATTTCGCCCGAAAAATCACAGATAGTGAATTTGCGAAAGAGAGAATCCGAATTTCTAGGATTCACCATCCGGGCTGACGTAAAGGGTAAAAAACGTGTTGCACGCACCGGCATTAAAGCGAGTAAAAAACGTAAAATCAAAGAGGAGGCAAAGAAACTAATTCGAAGAATTAGAACCTCTCCTTCGGCGATGAATGCGTTGCTTTTCAATAGTTTTGTTTTGGGAATTCATCAATATTTCAAAAGGGCTACCAAGGTTAATCTCGAGTTTTCACGTCTTGCCTATGATTTAGGTGCGTTCATCTACAATCAGCTTAGACCAGTAGGTAAATATGATCACCCAGCTAATCCGCCACCAACTTATAAAAAAATGTATCTTAATAGATTTAAAACATTTCAAATCGCTGGTGTATATCTATTTCCACTTGCGGATGTAAAAACTTTGAATACCTTTGGGTTTACTCCAAAAATGACGCCCTTCACGGAAGAAGGAAGGAATATGATACACAAAAAGTTGCGTTCGGACATCCAAAGTGAAATAGGCTTACTCATGAAATCAACACTTCCAAACCGAAGTATTGAATACATGGATAACCGAATCAGCAGGTACAGTATGAAGATGGGAAAATGTGAAATCACAGGCGTGGAATTGTCCGCGGCTGAGGTTCATTGCCACCATTATGTACCTTTAAGTCTTGGCGGAAACGACCAATTTGATAACCTTCGTATCCTGCATAAAGGGATACACAAGTTAATTCATGCCACTAATAAAAAGATGATTGATGGACTTATAAAAGAGTTTCAGCTTACTGGAGACATGATAAATAAAGTCAATCGTTTCCGTAGGAAATGTGAGCTTGAAACAATTTGA
- a CDS encoding DinB family protein: MINTLAEEIPENKWDVQLIENLGSLRKLFIHIIRVRDIYRDGLRTGIIEFPGNLPSSDDNLIEQLDRSMNELAFAFTQASNQRIKMGEEYLSVVELLNTAVQHEGIHQGQYFVALKQAKIKLPKQWIQDWDM; encoded by the coding sequence ATGATCAATACTTTAGCAGAAGAAATTCCAGAAAATAAATGGGATGTTCAGTTGATTGAAAATTTAGGATCACTAAGAAAACTATTCATCCATATCATTCGTGTTAGAGATATTTATAGGGATGGATTAAGAACTGGTATTATAGAATTTCCAGGCAATCTACCGTCAAGTGATGACAATTTAATTGAGCAATTAGACAGATCAATGAATGAATTAGCTTTTGCATTTACACAAGCAAGTAATCAACGTATTAAGATGGGTGAAGAATATTTATCTGTAGTAGAGCTGTTAAATACTGCAGTACAACACGAAGGCATTCATCAGGGACAGTACTTTGTCGCCCTTAAACAGGCAAAGATTAAGTTACCGAAACAATGGATTCAGGATTGGGATATGTAA
- a CDS encoding YhfC family intramembrane metalloprotease produces the protein MIDTVSIIFMALEGILAIGVPLFCTIYFIRKYRISWKPILIGIMVFIVFSQILEQMLHRYVFGINPSLSEWLKNPYLFALYGCLATGVFEEIGRYIGFRYLLKKYRDWKDGIAYGIGHGGVEVLLFVGE, from the coding sequence TTGATTGATACTGTATCTATTATATTTATGGCGCTTGAGGGAATTCTAGCGATTGGGGTTCCATTGTTTTGTACAATTTATTTTATAAGAAAATACCGGATTTCTTGGAAACCGATTCTAATTGGAATTATGGTTTTTATTGTGTTTTCGCAAATACTGGAACAAATGCTGCATCGATATGTGTTTGGGATCAATCCGTCCTTATCGGAGTGGTTAAAAAACCCCTATCTTTTTGCTCTTTATGGTTGTTTGGCTACGGGCGTATTTGAGGAGATAGGAAGATACATTGGGTTTCGTTATCTTTTGAAAAAGTACCGAGACTGGAAAGACGGTATTGCTTATGGAATCGGACATGGTGGAGTTGAGGTACTACTCTTCGTGGGGGAGTAA
- a CDS encoding YhfC family glutamic-type intramembrane protease yields MGNQLINSPAYMDLTGLGRVFVFTHHLGFSLLVLYSVRNQKIKFLLYAILTNAVVYFVTAILQILDFNIFIIEGFNCVVAIVAVIFIVKSKSLFKHRQT; encoded by the coding sequence ATGGGTAACCAATTGATTAATTCACCTGCCTATATGGATTTGACCGGCCTAGGGAGAGTATTCGTTTTTACGCATCATTTAGGATTTTCGCTATTGGTTCTTTACAGCGTGCGAAATCAGAAAATTAAATTTCTACTATACGCGATTTTGACTAATGCCGTAGTTTACTTTGTTACGGCCATATTGCAAATACTCGATTTTAACATCTTTATAATAGAGGGTTTCAACTGTGTTGTTGCGATTGTGGCCGTTATTTTTATAGTGAAATCAAAGTCCCTATTTAAACACAGACAGACTTAA
- a CDS encoding DUF3995 domain-containing protein: MQRSYWFIALGIVWTIIFSGMSFYWAMGGLLGVKSLGGFIYEMSLNPSPSFVMIVWLTGFIKLLGLLLLLMLLIQWKKPIITRMLYYVTKIIGALLFLYGLLNFITISLSVFNVLEFDLDSYATFWRLAFWEPFWMAGGVFYFFSVKKSTI; the protein is encoded by the coding sequence ATGCAGAGGAGTTATTGGTTCATAGCTTTGGGTATTGTTTGGACTATTATTTTTTCAGGTATGAGCTTTTATTGGGCAATGGGTGGCTTACTTGGTGTTAAATCTCTAGGAGGGTTTATTTATGAGATGTCCCTAAACCCTTCCCCCTCGTTCGTTATGATAGTTTGGCTTACCGGTTTTATTAAATTACTTGGGTTACTATTATTGTTGATGCTTCTTATTCAATGGAAGAAGCCTATAATAACCAGAATGCTTTATTACGTCACAAAAATTATAGGAGCTTTATTGTTCTTGTATGGCTTACTAAATTTCATTACGATTTCCCTGAGTGTGTTTAACGTTTTAGAATTTGACTTAGATTCATATGCAACGTTTTGGAGGTTAGCTTTTTGGGAACCTTTCTGGATGGCTGGAGGGGTATTTTACTTTTTTTCCGTTAAAAAGAGTACGATTTAG
- a CDS encoding cupin domain-containing protein — MYRYPYPYAYPYYANPPMCDCYKIPDCRCMSNESGYANYFWPHTNTQSYAGTVLKDHGREPFVVNINQAAKQNNTFRTAIWTGNHLQVTLMSLNPGEDIGIEMHPDVDQFLRIEQGQGITQMGNSKDNLNFQRNVYDDSAIVIPAGAWHNLTNTGNIPLKLYSIYAPPNHPFGTVHETKADAIAAEENHHY; from the coding sequence ATGTATCGTTATCCATATCCTTACGCGTATCCTTATTATGCTAATCCACCAATGTGTGACTGTTACAAGATTCCTGATTGCCGGTGTATGTCAAATGAATCCGGTTATGCAAATTACTTTTGGCCACATACAAACACTCAAAGCTATGCAGGTACCGTACTAAAAGATCATGGAAGAGAACCATTTGTCGTGAATATAAACCAAGCTGCTAAGCAAAATAATACATTTCGTACAGCCATATGGACAGGAAATCATTTGCAGGTTACATTAATGAGTCTGAATCCCGGAGAAGATATTGGAATAGAAATGCATCCTGATGTTGATCAATTCTTACGTATTGAACAGGGTCAGGGTATTACTCAGATGGGAAATAGTAAAGATAATTTAAACTTCCAAAGGAATGTTTATGATGATTCCGCAATCGTAATACCTGCTGGAGCATGGCATAATCTAACAAATACAGGTAACATTCCATTAAAACTTTATTCGATATATGCTCCGCCTAACCATCCATTTGGAACCGTTCATGAAACGAAAGCAGACGCAATAGCTGCCGAAGAAAACCATCACTACTAA
- a CDS encoding ImmA/IrrE family metallo-endopeptidase: MNYHTTLLEDAIEQFYFSLNIHHPQELKMKAIAELLEIPIHFVPISSRTYNGEIIIDSRLSPELQWEHFGHELCHVLLHFGNQILNINTLFFQYQEWKANNFMLHFCVPTFMLQKYNITNINEGIPFIMEEFKVTQEMAEIRLNHFRNQLQISKLQQQFNA, translated from the coding sequence ATGAATTATCATACAACTTTATTAGAAGATGCAATCGAACAATTTTATTTCAGTTTAAACATTCACCATCCTCAAGAATTAAAGATGAAAGCGATAGCTGAACTTTTAGAAATTCCAATCCATTTTGTACCTATTTCAAGCAGAACTTATAATGGAGAAATTATCATTGATTCCCGTTTGTCTCCTGAACTACAATGGGAACATTTCGGGCATGAACTTTGTCACGTTTTACTGCATTTCGGAAATCAAATTCTGAATATAAACACTCTTTTCTTCCAATACCAAGAATGGAAAGCAAATAACTTTATGCTTCATTTTTGTGTACCTACTTTTATGTTGCAAAAATATAATATAACTAATATTAACGAAGGAATACCGTTTATAATGGAAGAATTTAAAGTCACTCAAGAAATGGCAGAAATAAGATTGAATCATTTTAGAAATCAACTACAAATATCAAAATTACAACAACAATTTAATGCATAA
- a CDS encoding helix-turn-helix domain-containing protein, with protein MLGDRLKKLRTAKNLSQQELSQKLNLNRGTYAHYELNKRHPDYESLKKLSDIFNVSIDYLITGNEHSNSPEEMWKEFLDPKTQIFFKDLQDAPEEKIDELIRFWEFIKERDKKK; from the coding sequence ATGTTGGGAGATAGACTAAAAAAATTACGAACAGCAAAGAATTTATCTCAACAAGAACTATCACAAAAACTTAATTTAAATAGAGGTACGTACGCTCATTATGAACTCAACAAAAGGCACCCCGACTACGAATCGCTAAAAAAATTATCAGATATATTTAATGTATCCATTGATTATTTAATCACTGGAAATGAACATAGTAATTCTCCTGAAGAAATGTGGAAGGAATTTTTAGACCCGAAAACACAAATATTTTTTAAAGACTTACAAGACGCACCAGAAGAAAAAATAGATGAATTGATACGTTTTTGGGAATTTATCAAAGAAAGAGACAAAAAAAAATAA
- a CDS encoding helix-turn-helix domain-containing protein, which yields MTKREWLYRKRTNQKLTQEEVAIRSNIKRPYYSQIELGLRSPSVKVAKQIAEVIGFDWKIFFEKDCSDLKQKNNTF from the coding sequence ATGACAAAAAGAGAATGGTTGTATAGAAAAAGGACAAATCAAAAGTTAACTCAAGAGGAAGTAGCGATTCGTTCAAATATTAAACGTCCTTATTACTCTCAAATTGAGTTAGGTTTAAGAAGTCCTAGCGTTAAAGTTGCTAAACAAATCGCTGAAGTGATTGGGTTTGATTGGAAAATTTTTTTTGAGAAAGATTGTAGCGATTTGAAACAAAAAAATAATACTTTTTAA
- a CDS encoding DUF961 family protein: MNFRSGIKPDAKITFGDMIFMGLAREKMYFDRERGVRTDQLESRIYNLASSTQGEQIEVTLPDYVDLKEIHFNAPVELKNPTITARAQASGNGFANVVWTVNAEDILEVGKKAVKNDVESVNTSTDKK; encoded by the coding sequence ATGAATTTTAGAAGTGGGATTAAACCAGATGCAAAGATAACGTTTGGCGATATGATTTTTATGGGATTGGCAAGAGAAAAAATGTATTTTGATCGGGAACGAGGCGTCAGAACGGATCAATTGGAATCTCGTATCTATAATTTAGCGTCCTCGACCCAAGGGGAACAAATTGAGGTAACATTGCCGGACTACGTAGATTTAAAAGAAATACATTTTAATGCACCGGTAGAATTAAAAAATCCAACCATAACGGCACGAGCGCAAGCAAGTGGAAATGGGTTTGCGAATGTTGTTTGGACTGTGAATGCTGAAGATATTTTAGAAGTTGGTAAAAAAGCCGTAAAGAATGATGTTGAATCGGTTAATACAAGTACGGATAAAAAATAA
- a CDS encoding FtsK/SpoIIIE domain-containing protein, which translates to MKQWLKQRLWKYRGHRIRPSDYHAVLRSGIGIFIPVFLLMLLVYFWESFTGWRDWFQVEAIIRPQDWEWSFILIGMLIAVLVGGLVVAIAYFCFYRHFQHVWHEQKLARMLISNRFLEKEQKTMDSMWSLTEKKVTKEKITYFPRAYYRVKRGYILVRIALDMSRFQDRFLHLGEDLENGLYCNLVEREVEENFVKYTLLYDMQKNRIPIKQVTVENGAMRLMDNVYWKFDKMPHMLIAGGTGGGKTYFILTLIEALLTSGADVRILDPKRADLADLETVMPEKTVFSKSAGIMMTLRKSVEEMLQRSEDMKQMPSYQTGSNYADVGLPPVFIVFDEFVAFMEMLDPKEKMQALEYMKQLVMLGRQMGYFLILAAQRPDAKYLADGIRDQFSFRVALGKMSESGYGMMFGDVDKTFSYKGIKGRGYADTGTSVITEFYTPLVPRGYDFLKKIGRASGEGSERRRRQSPTAV; encoded by the coding sequence GTGAAGCAATGGCTCAAGCAGCGTTTATGGAAGTACCGGGGGCATCGGATACGCCCTAGTGATTATCATGCGGTTTTACGATCTGGTATAGGCATTTTTATACCAGTTTTTTTATTGATGTTGCTGGTGTATTTTTGGGAAAGTTTCACCGGTTGGCGTGATTGGTTTCAAGTGGAAGCCATCATACGTCCACAGGATTGGGAATGGTCATTTATTCTTATAGGTATGCTTATAGCTGTGCTAGTTGGTGGGTTAGTCGTAGCTATAGCTTACTTTTGTTTTTACCGCCATTTCCAACACGTTTGGCATGAACAAAAGTTGGCTCGTATGTTAATTTCCAATCGTTTTTTAGAGAAGGAACAAAAAACAATGGATTCGATGTGGTCGCTTACGGAAAAGAAAGTGACGAAAGAAAAAATCACGTATTTTCCCCGTGCTTATTATCGGGTGAAAAGAGGTTATATACTTGTTCGTATTGCTTTAGATATGAGCCGTTTTCAAGACCGCTTTTTACATTTAGGTGAGGATTTAGAAAACGGTTTGTATTGTAATTTGGTAGAACGAGAAGTTGAAGAAAATTTTGTGAAGTATACCTTGCTTTATGATATGCAGAAAAATCGTATTCCAATTAAACAGGTAACCGTTGAGAATGGCGCTATGAGGTTGATGGATAATGTTTATTGGAAATTTGATAAAATGCCTCATATGTTGATTGCTGGTGGGACAGGTGGTGGAAAGACGTATTTTATATTGACGCTGATTGAAGCATTATTGACGTCTGGTGCGGATGTACGTATTTTAGATCCGAAACGGGCAGATTTAGCGGATTTAGAAACGGTGATGCCAGAGAAAACGGTGTTTTCTAAAAGCGCCGGTATTATGATGACGTTACGAAAATCGGTAGAAGAAATGTTGCAACGGTCAGAGGATATGAAACAAATGCCGTCGTATCAAACGGGTAGTAATTATGCAGATGTTGGATTACCGCCGGTATTTATCGTGTTTGATGAATTTGTGGCTTTTATGGAAATGTTAGACCCGAAAGAAAAGATGCAAGCATTGGAGTATATGAAACAACTGGTGATGCTTGGCCGGCAGATGGGTTACTTTTTAATTTTAGCTGCACAAAGACCCGATGCTAAATATTTAGCGGATGGTATACGTGATCAATTTAGCTTTCGTGTAGCGTTAGGTAAGATGAGTGAGTCTGGCTATGGCATGATGTTTGGTGATGTAGATAAAACATTTAGTTATAAAGGCATTAAAGGTCGTGGGTATGCAGATACAGGAACATCGGTGATTACAGAATTTTATACACCATTAGTACCAAGGGGGTATGATTTTTTGAAAAAAATTGGTCGTGCATCGGGAGAAGGGAGTGAGCGGCGGCGACGGCAGTCGCCAACGGCAGTGTAG
- a CDS encoding replication initiation factor domain-containing protein, translating into MVDYLRVSFKTHDVDSILENVVHLKRDFMQEKETGFYGYVGTVQLDYIKVFYSTPGDSRGVLVEMSGKGCRQFESFLRARNKTWYDFFQDCIAHNGSFTRFDLALDDTKTYFSVPFLLEKIKRAELITRFKRMDYNGSFDIGEEKEGGTTLYFGSKKSDAYLCFYEKNYEQARKYERDVEEFGEWNRYEIRLKDDRAQVAIEILIEEQDLRYVALSIVNNYIRFVDRRDDVSKEYYETSAFWQDFIGDASKLRLYQKPEEDFYEKSRNWLKNSCAPTMKMILESDQVLGNQDLSDMIVEAELSDKQEKMLAVFLADVGDMVC; encoded by the coding sequence ATGGTTGACTATTTACGGGTGTCGTTTAAAACACATGATGTGGATTCTATTTTAGAAAACGTGGTTCATCTAAAACGAGATTTCATGCAGGAGAAGGAAACCGGTTTTTATGGCTATGTAGGTACTGTACAGCTAGATTATATTAAAGTGTTCTATTCCACTCCTGGTGATAGTCGAGGCGTACTAGTTGAAATGTCTGGCAAAGGTTGCCGGCAATTTGAAAGTTTCCTTCGGGCAAGGAATAAAACGTGGTATGACTTTTTTCAAGACTGTATCGCACATAACGGTTCGTTTACCCGTTTTGATTTGGCGCTGGATGATACGAAAACGTATTTCTCCGTGCCTTTTTTATTGGAAAAAATCAAACGGGCGGAATTGATTACCCGTTTTAAACGGATGGATTATAATGGTTCGTTTGATATTGGTGAAGAAAAGGAAGGTGGTACGACCCTTTATTTTGGTTCGAAAAAATCAGATGCTTATCTATGTTTCTATGAAAAGAATTATGAACAGGCGAGAAAGTATGAACGGGATGTTGAGGAATTTGGCGAATGGAATCGTTATGAAATCCGTTTAAAGGACGATCGAGCGCAAGTAGCCATAGAGATATTAATTGAAGAGCAGGATTTACGTTATGTTGCCCTTTCGATTGTCAATAATTATATTCGATTTGTTGATAGGCGTGATGATGTGTCAAAGGAATACTATGAAACTAGTGCTTTTTGGCAAGATTTTATTGGGGATGCAAGTAAACTTCGTCTGTATCAAAAGCCGGAAGAAGACTTTTATGAAAAATCTCGGAATTGGCTGAAAAACTCATGTGCCCCAACGATGAAGATGATTTTAGAATCGGACCAAGTGTTAGGTAATCAAGATTTGTCCGACATGATCGTAGAAGCTGAATTGTCGGATAAGCAGGAAAAGATGCTTGCTGTGTTTCTTGCAGATGTGGGAGATATGGTTTGTTAA
- a CDS encoding conjugal transfer protein, with amino-acid sequence MKAFFKDVFGRMKKRKSQIKKPEKQKSIVKKDTSRRTAFLVWFMITGLVFLSFLGVMLSLYTQSSMNDWNEHFEANASEDEAEEMNIIRTDRYLRDFVREYINVENDPESLEQRKAALQNYMVINKNAGEQETYDETGNGNMEGTRELKNQQLFHVEEKENETIFQYEVTYSSVANNNNERQTLLLNIPVVTENDRFAVAREPYFTQVDYLQGNIEVEEEGENLNAYTGAKQEEIQVFLDDFFTEYASGNTDDLAYMMEEPETLQGAFTFEEIIDLQMEQREEGFIVHAQVRLLDDVTQLPYEIDVEMLITDQQNHYYVEQLDYQ; translated from the coding sequence TTGAAGGCTTTTTTTAAAGATGTTTTTGGTCGTATGAAGAAAAGAAAGTCGCAGATTAAAAAACCGGAGAAACAGAAGAGTATTGTTAAAAAAGATACTTCTAGACGTACAGCTTTTCTAGTTTGGTTTATGATAACTGGTTTAGTTTTTCTTTCCTTTTTAGGTGTGATGCTTTCGTTATATACGCAATCATCTATGAATGATTGGAATGAGCATTTTGAAGCTAATGCTTCTGAAGATGAAGCAGAAGAAATGAATATTATTCGGACAGATCGTTATTTACGTGATTTTGTTCGGGAGTACATCAATGTAGAAAATGACCCTGAGTCCTTAGAACAAAGAAAAGCAGCATTACAGAACTATATGGTTATTAATAAAAATGCTGGTGAACAAGAAACTTATGATGAAACAGGAAATGGAAATATGGAAGGAACAAGAGAGTTAAAAAATCAACAACTTTTCCATGTAGAAGAAAAGGAAAATGAAACGATCTTTCAATATGAAGTCACTTATTCTAGTGTAGCGAATAATAACAATGAACGGCAAACGTTACTATTAAATATTCCTGTTGTTACGGAAAATGATCGTTTTGCGGTGGCCAGAGAGCCTTATTTTACGCAGGTCGATTATTTACAAGGCAATATTGAAGTAGAAGAAGAAGGAGAAAATTTGAATGCTTATACAGGGGCAAAACAGGAGGAAATACAGGTGTTTCTGGATGATTTCTTTACGGAATATGCTTCGGGAAATACAGATGATCTTGCTTATATGATGGAAGAACCAGAAACGTTACAAGGTGCGTTTACCTTTGAGGAAATCATAGATTTGCAAATGGAACAAAGAGAAGAAGGTTTTATTGTTCATGCCCAAGTAAGGCTGCTGGATGATGTGACCCAGTTACCGTATGAAATAGATGTAGAAATGCTTATTACTGATCAGCAAAATCATTATTATGTGGAACAATTGGATTATCAATAA
- a CDS encoding TcpD family membrane protein — protein sequence MGNLFQGLLLGSTGNLPDLGQVENWWLNIVVQAVTIIVIYLVAKNLARLRIGGIITCILIGGAVVFVIQNFSQVTTWVESIIELL from the coding sequence ATGGGAAACCTTTTTCAAGGCTTGCTTTTAGGTTCAACTGGTAATTTGCCAGATTTGGGTCAAGTAGAAAACTGGTGGTTAAATATTGTGGTGCAAGCCGTTACGATTATTGTTATCTATTTAGTTGCAAAGAATCTGGCACGTTTGCGTATCGGTGGCATTATCACTTGTATTTTGATTGGTGGTGCAGTTGTGTTTGTCATACAGAACTTTTCGCAAGTCACAACATGGGTTGAAAGCATCATTGAGCTGTTGTAA
- a CDS encoding conjugal transfer protein produces MRTVFNYRQALREPKKIQQITEKYSLPFSIELIPAINFLVFLMITGFFLYLLRTVFPYLLEWTFLVFLIGIPLLLTSMMRKIQPDGKNIYLYLYDFAKYFFWVKLPKKYFCHDKKVTWMRDKKIQFRKCVKVVDKGERIKNANENNERQPVINANGRRVGVVSYSDNIHSKAK; encoded by the coding sequence ATGCGAACGGTATTTAATTATCGGCAGGCTTTACGTGAACCTAAAAAGATTCAACAAATTACAGAGAAATATTCTCTCCCGTTTTCGATTGAGTTAATACCAGCCATCAACTTTTTGGTATTTCTAATGATTACGGGATTTTTTCTGTATCTTTTGCGTACGGTTTTCCCCTATTTGCTGGAATGGACGTTTTTAGTGTTTCTGATCGGAATTCCGTTACTTTTAACCAGTATGATGCGAAAGATTCAGCCAGACGGAAAGAATATTTATCTCTATTTATATGATTTTGCGAAATACTTTTTTTGGGTGAAATTGCCAAAGAAGTATTTTTGTCACGATAAAAAGGTGACGTGGATGCGTGATAAAAAAATTCAGTTTCGGAAGTGTGTAAAGGTGGTGGATAAGGGTGAGCGTATTAAAAACGCCAATGAAAACAATGAGAGGCAACCTGTTATTAACGCAAACGGGCGACGTGTGGGGGTTGTATCGTATTCAGACAACATCCATTCCAAGGCAAAATGA